The genomic interval actgccatacaatgcccacaaaATGCTGACatttagtgcccaaataatacagtcttacaatgcctaaataataggtCCATACAGGATTCAAATAATACAGTATGGTGCCCATATAACAATGCCATATATTTGCCACACAAAACTACCATttaatgtccaaataatactgccatacaattctTAGTGAAGGAGttatggtggtctagggcagtgaaggtttACATGATCCACTCTCCGTTCCTTCCAGACCTTAGGGTCCCCCTAAAACTGACTGGGCTACCCTATTATTTTTTCTGGATTGTAAGAGTATATTCACATGGAGCACATaaatacatgcattttttttctagAGGATTGCAGTAAGACTGCGGCaaaaatacacatacatgcaGTTTTGTCACAGACCTCAATCATGCTGTATCCGCAGCAAAGACTGCATATACttacatgcgtttttttcatGGTCATGGTGTGGCTCTCTTCCCCATGTGCATATACCTAAAGTCAAGCTTTTTTGTGCTCGATCTATACTTTTCTCTCATTAGGTCACAGCATAGACTGAACATCCTATGTACCCTCTCCACTATTatcatacagacccctaaatctgACATCAAATGCTGATAAAAGTAAAGTCACACTTGTCTAATCCCCAAGTAAGAGCTAATACACACAGTAGACAAGGTAGAAGTCCTGCCCGAGTCTTGTACCTTGCCCCCTATCACACTACCCCCCTTTCCCCAttgggcaataaaaaaaaaaagtatattcacCTCACTACTCTTCTTTGGGTCCCCTCAGCATGTTGTGGCTCATACAAGGTATTGATGCCGAGcagcgtcaggacattgtatgcgtCGCAGCATGGATGACATTGAAGTGCTGCATTGTATATGAGGCCCTGATGCTTCTCGgtttcaggaccttgtatgagccgggGCATACTGAGGAagccagaggggagaagaggaacgGTGAGGTGAGAAtacattttttcttattttatgttGCTTGGGGAGGGGAGGAAATGGATGGCGCAGAGCTGCGATAGTTACTCCAGTTGTGGCGCATCACCAGCCGAAAGATggcacacatttattaagaggtgtttgcctcttaataaatttgtcacatcttactccaaTGAACCAtgaatgaaatgccagtcttaattaaTCTCTCCctctgtgtgccgccatatggtgcctctgtgAGAATAGCTCTGTAATATGGCATTTGATGAAGAATGACACCGATTTTTGCATCAGAAAAAACCCTCTGTGGGTCTCTGCACATTTTAATGCGCCCTTGAGGTTTACTTGCTGCACTTTTTTACATACACATCTTTTTTAGTTTGGGCACCTTTTCTAGTTGCTACACTACTAGAATTTTTGGTAACTTTCTAGACCTTATTAGATGTAGACACTATCAGGAGATGTAGACACTATCAGGAATGAATAAGTGATGTGGGTTTTGTGCTTACACTCAGCCACCATGGGCTGCACTAAGCAGCGAAGTGAAGACAATTGACTCTCAGAGATATCTATTAACAATGCACAATGTCACAAAACCAaggacatactaaaaagaatgtagaaaaagaatgaagaaaaagaatgaacgttattactaatgggaagaaaatataaaaaagggcataatgaattttttatgtttggtagacatggcatgaacagattttctttgtagttaaTGAGGAATTAAACACAAATTCCATATAAACAGACAGTTTTGGAAATTCCTGTGCTTCATAGACccggaatgaacaggatctatgtgtagtttatagtagaatgaacacatattccatagaaacagatgagtaattattttcctgtgcttgatagaccaggaatgaacaggatataagTGTAGGTTAtaatggaatgaacacatattccatagaaacagatgcgtaatagttttcctgtgcttgatagacctggaatgaacaggatctatgtgtagtttatagtagaatgaacacatattccatagaaacagatgcgtaattatttccctgtgcttgatagacctggaatgaacaggatctatgtgtagtttatagtggaatgaacacatattccatagaaacagatacgTAATAGTTTTCCTGTTCTTGATAGACCTgaaatgaacaggatctatgtgtagtttatagtagaatgaacacatattccatagaaacagatgcgtaactattttcctgtgctttatagacctggaatgaacaggatatatatgtagtttataagggaatgaacacatattccatagaagcagatgagtaattattttcctgtgctttatagacctggaatgaacaggatatttgtgcagtttatagtagaatgaacacatattccatagaaacagatgcgtaactattttcctgtgctttatagacctggaatgaacaggatatatatgtagtttataagggaatgaacacatattccatagaagcagatgagtaattattttcctgtgctttatagacctggaatgaacaggatatttgtgcagtttatagtagaatgaacacatattccatagaaacagatgcagaattattttcctgtgctttatagacctggaatgaacaggatatatatgtagtttataagggaatgaacacatattccatagaagcagatgagtaattattttcctgtgcttgatagacctgggatCAATAGGATCTACGGGTAGTttaattacgcatctgtttctatggaatattcaTTCCCTTATAACctacacatatatcctgttcattccagggctATAAAGCACAGGCAAATAATTACTCATCtgcttctatggaatatgtgttcattcccttataaactacatatatatcctgttcattccaggtctataaagcacaggaaaatagttacacatctgtttctatggaatttgtgtttattttctcattaactaaaaagaaaatctcttcattccatgttttcgaaacataaaaaactcaatatctttttttatattttcgcccattactaatatttttcattctttttagtatcTCCCACAAAACCAATTAAACATGGCGCAGGTCTTTCATAAACATGCAAACATCTTTCATAAATACGGCGCAGGTCACTTTTAATTGATAAATTTGTACTAGGTGCTCTGCAGgtgattcccccccaaaaaatctatGTAGATGTCTTCAGAGCTGGACAGGTGACAAAGTAGTAACCATGAGGTAAGGATGGATTTTCAGGACATCGTGTCGGTAATCCTATTGAATAACATTATGGTCAGCCTGTTCCTAgcatgaaatggctgataacaaggAACAGTAGACTGTGCAGTCAGTGGATGTAGCTGACTCTGTGACTTGCATGTCATCACTATCATGCCCATTATCCGTACTATGTGCCCGCACAGGGCAGAGCAGGGAGGCGGGAAAGGTGGATATTCCGTGCAGTCACACCGGGCACACGGCGGCAGCGTGACATGGAGGGTGTTCTCTCGCTTGGGACATGTGGCTGTTAGGCTCCCGGCCAGCTGCCGCCATTGGCTCGGAGAGAGTCGGGGAACTCCCTCTCTGTCGGGGTGGGCAGCTGTAGACTGGAGCAGCCTGATTTACACGCTGTGAGGGAGAAGTAGAGGCGGCATGTCCCTGAGTGTGAGCAGAGTTCCTCCTCATCCCCTGCTGTTTGTGCCGGGAGCCGCGCTCTGCTGAGGAGGACACACGTCCGGGCACCATGGCGAAGTTCAGGGTGGCTTATGAGTACTCCGAAGCCGAGGACAAGAGCATCCGCCTGGGCTTATTCCTCATCGTCTCCGGGGTGGTATCTCTCTTCATCCTGGGATTCTGCTGGCTGAACCCGGCGCTGCAGGACCTCCAGGGCAAGACTGCCAACTGCACCGTGCTGTCCGTGCAGCAGATCGGGGAGACGTTCGAGTGCACGTTCACCTGCGGGAGTGACTGTAAGGGAACCTCGCTGTACCCCTGCCTGCAGATCTACGTCAACAACTCCGAGTCTAACTCCAGGGCTCTGCTCCATGAGGACGAACAGCAGCTCATCAGCAACCCCAAGGTACCGCCGTCCATAGGCTGCCGCCGAGATGTCATGTATTGTAATAGCGTGTATACGAGCAGTGATGGATAATGTCCGTGCCCCACCTGCCACTGGGTATGTCCTACATCCATAATGCCCCTGTATGTTGTGCCATATCCCTTCTATAAGCCCTATGCGTCCAATATCCCTCCTTCtgactatatatacacacctaaTTCCACTCTGTCTTCTATTCTCTATCcatcttcaatatatatatatatatatatatatatatatatatatataaaatgcaacTCCTAGATGTCTTCTATTTTCTATCCCCTATATCCCTCCTGACTATATGTACCCCTAATGTCTCTCTGTCTTTTATTCTCGATATTACTCAAATCCCTCCTCCTTGATATATTTATTGATTGAATGATATATATTTAATGCAACTATAGGTGTCTTCTTTTCTCTCTACTGTATATGTCTAATATCTCTCCTGTTCACTCTCTCTACCCCTAATGCCATTCTGTCTATATTTCCCATATCCCTCCTACGATTGCTTTATAGCCTTAATTCTATTTGATGTCTGCTATTCTGTCTATATGTCCtttaccattgacttctattcccTCTATATGTCCCATTCCCCTCTAACTCACTCTGTATACCCCTAAGTCCACTCTGTCCTCCCTTCTGTCTGTGTCCCATACTCCTCCTGCTCACTCTTAATATCCTTAATGACAATTTATGTTCTTCTTTTCtctctatgtcccatatccctccTACTCACCCTATATATCCCTAATACCACGCTAGATtacttatattctgtatatatttcTCCTTTTTACTCTATTTATCTCTGCCACTCAATATGCCTGATATTCTGTATCTTCCATATCCCTCCTTCTCCCTCTTTATTCTCTTATCCACAATTCCTATCATATAGTTTACATATTACCTCTATAAGCCCAATATGTCCCATCTTCATCTTTTCACTCTATATTTCCAATGTCCCTCCTGCTTCCCCCAATAGTTCCATGTTTCACCTGTACATTCTATATGTCCTATGTTCCCCCTTATCTTCTATAGGCTCCATGGTTATTCCGCTTGCACTAAATGTTCTATGTTTCCCCTTACCTTCTATATGCTCCATGGTTATCCTGCTTGCACTATATGTCCTATGTTTCCCCTTACCTTCTATAGGCTCCATGGTTATCCTGCTTGCACTATATGTCCTATGTTTCCCCTTACCTTCTATAGGCTCCATGGTTATCCTGCTTGCACTATATGTCCTATGTTTCCCCTTACCTTCTATAGGCTCCATGGTTATCCTGCTTGCACTATATGTCCTATGTTTCCCCTTACCTTTTATAGGCTCCATGGTTATCCTGCTTGCACTATATTTCCTATGTTTACCCTTACCTTCTATAGGCTCCATGGTTATCCTGCTTGCACTATATGTCCTATGTTTCCCCTTACATTCTATAGGCTCCATGGTTATCCTGCTTGCACTATATGTCCTATGTTTCCCCTTACCTTCTATATGCTTTATTGTGTATCGTAGAATTACATTGAGCACCCGCCCTAAAAGGGGCAACTGTCCTCTAGCCCATGTACTTTCTCACAATTCCCTATACCAGTTATTATATGTCCATGCCCCTTGTCCTCTCTATATGTCCCATATTACCTCTTTAAATTGCAGGGCTGGACAAATCTCAGGAGCCAGGCAGCCTATGTGGGTAGAAAATTTCTGCTGGCCCCtaatattttcggctgtttttgatTTATTTCTTTGAAAGTTCTCTCTTTACAAAAATATACCTGTAGTCCGTCTCCTAAACtcttaagctgcccatacacttacAATAGCTGTTGGTCGTACGCttgttcagccgacagctatatctgcagacacccccccccccccccccatacacatgcatgcttggGAGACCATACATGTGTCTTCAGTGGGGATATGGGGCATAAGCCACCGCCAGACTCTTCTAGAATCCCTTAATTCCCGCATGGACAAAGGATCTGGCAtgatgaaatccaacatgcccaatcctgctTTCTCCTGACATCTGCCATCTATTTATTTTCTGTTCTCTTATGTTCAGAAATATTTATTCAAAATGGTGCTCTACTTCATCTTTATTAACAGCAATTTTTATATGTCATGCCAACAACTCCATAATCCGCAACTTGCTACATTATGGCAACGTACGGCTCGCTCCATAATGTGAGtgtctgaagagtgactatttagtgcgccatatttattaatcATATCACACCAATTTCTTTATTTCTGTAGCTAGGAAAGGGGCATGGTTAACCGGAATTATGTCTATGACCGTGATCTTCCATTTCTTTGCATTGTAAATGACAGAATAGAGCTGTGAGTTGTTTCACACAAGAGACCATGTACTAACATGTACCATAGACGCTAAGTATATGTAACATTGTGAGGAATATGGCGCGCGGAATGACCGCAATGCCCCATGTGCATGTAAGTGACAATACTGATAGATCAAGACAATATCCCACATAAAACATACCCAACGGTGCAGTTACTACTTTATTCCTGGTAGATGGGGAAACTATGGCTATGTTGTTCTGTAGCATTGCAGTGTTCTGACTGGACTGGATAGCATTGTATTACTGGCACTATACCCAACATGATGAGGTTAAGTAACATGTAaataatatatttgttttttgcTGTGCGGCAGAGTATATGGTGCAGTCTCATTCTACCTCCCCATTAGCAATTCCGTAGATTTCCAATATTCCATTTTATTTACATTGTAAAGTCACAGGGCAGGCTGGCCCGAGTTAATTTATAATTGTGTATATAGTGACTTATGTGTCATTATGGTGATGGTGCATGGGCAGTAAGGGTTAATCATGTTTAGTTTACTTTGTACACTATAGACTAATCGGGGTTGATGAAGGAGTTAATACAATTGTTACCATTGTGACATAAGCTTTGTTGCCTAGGGGATGAGATTTGCTCGTAGTATCTGAACAAGGGAGTGTAATATGTATTTACAGATCTCAGCGGAAGAGTTTTGTGCTGCAGGAAGATCTAACGGGCTGCTATACGGTACACTGGAGTCACTCCTGATTCACACCACATTACGCTTATGAGTTGTGTCACCGGCTGAGATAACTTTGTCTTTATAGGTCAATGTTTATGTATAATATTATttgtatgttcacatctgcactgaggAATTCTGGTTTTCTGTTCCGCCATGTAACAaagtttttatggcattttttttaatttttatttactttGTGCGTGCTTTTTATTGGGCGTTTTTGAAGTCCTGTAGAAAAGcctcccagagcatgctgcgtttttgaaaaaaaacaccactgaccataaaaagcaacaaaaacactACAAACCAAAGCACACTTGTATGTAGTGCACGTTATATTTCACAATCGAGTTTATAGTAGTTGTCCAGGccgggggcggtttttcatactgatgacctatccacaggataggtcatcagtatatgattttaTACCTAAATGAAGAACACCACAGACAAAACTCCCCAAGTTCTTTATTGTAGTCATGTATTTGACCTAATGCATAGTATCTATAGGGACTTGATCATGGTAATAACGATGGAACCCGCTGATTGATAGCAAAACCTAaagattggagtctgacacaccaaagtagaattaaaacaatgtaactttattaaatcaatataaaataaaacacataaaagcagagatgatttccacagtgcggaaagacaaccagattaaaTAGACACAGTAGCTATAACCATATAGGTAATAAGTGACACAATGTAATTCCAAACaagatgatattacagcacatagcaattgtatagtatatatgttttAATAATATATGAAACTTCAAGAGAACCTGCTCAGCAATAAATAAATGGGTAATGTATCAGTACCCATAAATGGCAACAGGTAGAAAAAACACTGATAATGTAGTGAAAGATGTATATAGCAATATGTAACCAAGTAAAAACATTAAATGGTACACCCAGGATGGTACCTGTATTAGCAACCAAGAAATGTATCTATAAGTTTACCAGAGGTGGAATAAACTATACCCTGAAGGAAAATCGTATGCTGAAAAGGGACTCTTACCCATCATGACAGTCACCGTCTCTGGTGtcaaaccccgacgcgcgtttcggcccggaagccttcgtctgggggtggtgtcaggacCAAAAATACAGTCCCTTTAAAGCATCCCTGAGCCAATCACAGATGACAATAATAGAGTCCAGCAGATGTTAAATATGTACTAATGACCGTGGCGACGCCGTCCCATGAAAACACTTCCGGTGCACTGAAACCGGAAGCACTAGATGCCGGAATCACGTGTCCAGTGCTCCAGTCCCAGACAGGAGGTGAAACCATGGCAACGGAGGCCGCGCATGTGCACACATCAATAGGTATCAGACGTAGTACAAGCAGGATGCTACGTTGGATCATGAATAGGTACAGAACGGAGATCAAAATCAGTGCAAAGGATGTACATCTGAAGACAACCGGAATGGCGATCATTATAATcttaaataacaataataaactgTTTAATTAATAAATACAGGATGACAAacgaaaaatgaataaataataataaaaaaataataaaaacaaaaaaggtgttacaataaataaactgtaAATATGAAACATGTTTGTTCATCATGTGTTAAAGACCTTAATGATAGAAAGTAAAACAAgggggaggagacctccagctcaccagctcgccgcctgacagtcctgcttcgcccggatctccgcaacggtccacggtaggcaaTAGTACAAAAGGACGGATTAGATCCAGCGCTGCAATGGTGTGGTTTAAagaggaacgtattcccaattttattggtatccaaaaaacttgtttaaaattcggtaacaggcttggcatcaaggcagtatttggtaggtgtaatgggcctacgcgtttcgagcacagcAAGTGCTCTTAATCATGACATTCATTCACtgtgaatgaatgccatgattaagagcacttgctgtgctcgaaacgcgtaggcccattacacctaccaaatactgccttgatgccaagcctgttaccgaattttaaacaagttttttggataccaataaaattgggaatacgttcctttttaaaccacACCATTGCAGCGCTGGATCTAATCCTTCCTTTTGTATTAAAGACCTTAACCCTtaatcagtatatgattgttgggggtctggaacctggaccccacaccgatccacTGCCTGCGACAccagaagttatgcagtggtcgtgcaggaagcagatgactccggtcacagtatagcagccgtgctgaattactgcagctcttctcctcatGGGTGCTATACTGTGACACATCTGCTtctgcaccgaccactgcataacttttgTTGCTGGTCAGCTGACCGGTGTGGGGTCGGGGTGTCCGACCcccaacgatcatatactgattacctatcctgtggattggtcatcagtatgaaaaactgcctctggcctggacaacccttttaatgtaaCATGAAGCGAcataaaaacgccatgaaaaattcGCACAAACGCAGCAaattgctgtgtgtgaatccagcctaagcaaaGTCATATGGCAGCCATTGTATAGATTTGGTGAACAATCCGTTTTTAAAGAGAATCTGACACTAACAAGGCTATTAAATAACGGTATCTTCAATTCCGCTACTCCGCAGTGCTGAAGATAAGTTCTCCACTATTGCTAATGAGCATTTGCCACAATTTTCCTTTCCTCTAGTGATCCCTTTTGGCAAGTGAatagccccaaaaaaaagtttgacGTTTTTTCTGGGGTCCCTCAACGTGTCATGTGATTATTATTCCTGTTGCTGCTGACTGGCTGAGAGGGATTAGTGCTGCAACCATCCACTTCTGGTAATTAGCAAAACCAACATGCCACAAGCTGGCAAATTTAGTAGGTGcagttagggtctattcacacgttgCAATTGAGCTGCGATtagaacagcataaaaaaaataaatcagaaaaCCGCGTGCATTTTTAACgtgatttggtgctgtttttcctgCAACTGCATAAAAAGACGCATCAAATTGCTGTGAATGCGGTTttggatgagttttttttttatttatttaatgtagGTCTAAGgcttcatttacacgagcgtaatatacgcgcgtgcttttcacgcgtgtcgtacgcacctatattactctatggggcagtgcagacgatgcgtgaattttgcgcagcgcgagtgcgttgcgtaaaactcacgacatgttctaaaattctgagtttttcccgcatcacgcacccattgaagtcaatgggtgcgtgaaaaccacgaaggtcgcacggaagcacttccgtgcgaactgcgtgattcgcgcaagagctgtcaaactgaatgtaaacagaaaagcaccacgtgcttttctgtttacaaacatccgaacggagtgtcttacacatgagcgaaccgacctttaccgggttcggccgaactcgttttgaccgaacccggcaggagacagtcactgtgcagggtgctgaaagagttaaactgtttcagcaccctggacagtgacttccgatcccaatatacgtgaacgtgtaaaaaaaaaaaaaaagttctgacttaccgataactcccggcttcttcctccagtctgacctcccgggatgacaattcagcccaagtgacagctgcagccaagcacaggctgcagcggtcacatggactgccgcgtcatccagggaggtggggccagatgtcaagagaggcgcgtcaccaaggacgcgtcaccaaggcaacggccgggaagttctcggtaagtacgaacctttttttttcaacaggttactcgatatggtgatcggaatgcactgtcgagggtgctgaaagagttactgccgatcagttaactcttttagcaccatggacagtgactgacgtcgactagcctcatctctatgatggcggctgcgcgaaaatcacgcagccgcgcatcatacacggatgacacacggagctgtcatgtGCCTTTTGcgatcgcaaaacgctgcgttttttgcgcgcgcaaaacgcacacgctcgtgtaaatgaggcctaaagctgtaTAGGGGAGCATGTCCTAATTTGAAGGGGTCTGTTGGCAACCTATTCCCAACTCTAAATAATACCTTCAGGAACCATTCTAGAAGTCATCATGTACTTTGACATACAGTAGAAAACACTGTACTTTATAACTAAATTCCATTTTTCTTCGATGGTTGCCAGGGGCATGTGAGAAATAAGATAGTCATGGCCCAACAAGTTTTAATTAAAGCAGAAAATGTTATCACAAAATAGAACCACCACCAAGAGACGCACACAGACAGTGCCATCCGCTTTGTAATTCCACAATATAGATTGCGCGTTGTGAGCTCTGCACAGGGTTTGTTATGCTGCATCTTCTGGTTGCTGCAATATGAAACTTCTCTTAGCACATAAGCAAGTGCAGGGGCTGATGGATGTCAGGGTCTCCTACAGACAAGAACTAGTGCTATGTGATGGGACCTAGATAATATAAACCTGTAGAACTAGATCGGTCCATACACCTATAGTAGACATTGAATGTTGTATACGCATTCTGCAGCTTGTCGGCTTTTCCACAGAAGCTTTTATATACTGTAGCGATGGCTTTATATGCTGTATCAAGTGTATAATTATGTCTATGTCCTTGGAATTAGATCTGTACTAAGGATTGTGGGGCTGTTGACAGCCCCAGTTGGGTTTGTATGTCACTTAAAGGGGGTTGGCAGAGattagaaaaaagttttttttgttttttttcttgaaatAGTGCCACTCTTGTATGTGGGctacgtctggtattgcagctcagccccattcaagtaaatgaaaCTGacgtgcaataccaaacacaggttATGGACATGAGTGGGGCTGTTtctggagataaaaaaaaaaaagtttttttttttttctaaacacaatattttttttttattgtattcttATTTTTTGATTATTAGTATTATTCTTCTATACATATTGAAAGAGAATCTCCTACGTTATCCGTTTAGAATTTCAATGATTACATGAAAAGAAAACCATTTGTAATTTTCCACTTAAAATAATCAAATCCTTTGCTACCAAACTGCGAAGAGATGTTTATAGACATCATTGTGTCTGTACATTGACATAGAAACTTTGCCTGCTCTGGAAGTGCTTCCATTATAATTGGATGGCATGCTTTATTGTGTGATAGTGACCATCACTACGTCATTGAAATGGTACTTGTAGGTCGCAGATGTCTGTGCAGCAATTACTCGGCGGCTGCGGTCACATATAAAAcggcatttatttttttcaggtctTCTGACGCTATACAGCaatctaaggcctgatttacacgagcgtgtgcgttttgcgcacgcaaaaaaacgcggtgttttgcctgcgcaaaatgcacttaacagctgcgagtgtcatcagtgtatgatgcgcggatgcaagattttctcgcagccgccatcattttgacactccgtttggatgtttgtaaactcaaaagcacgtggtgcttttatgtttacaatcagagaatgacagctgttgcgcgaaccacgcagttcgcacggaagtgcttccgtgcgacctgcgtggttttcacgcacccattgacttcaatgggtgcgtgatgcgcaaaaaaacgcagaaatatagaacatgtcgtgagttttacgcagcggactcacgttgcgcaaaactcacggactgtctgcactgccccatagcctaatataggtgcgtacgacacgcgtgaaaagcacgcgcgtatattgcgctcgtgtaaatgattccTATGGTATAGATATCAGCAGCATACCGAAGTTCCCCACAGTGGGTGGTGCATTTAGCAAAAATACTCCCAGGTCCGGGGGATTTGCTTATCCAAAGTTAAAGAGACAAACGCAGCACTCCAATTGTAGAAAAAACAGTGTACTTCTTTATTTACCAAGCAtgaaca from Rhinoderma darwinii isolate aRhiDar2 chromosome 3, aRhiDar2.hap1, whole genome shotgun sequence carries:
- the KCNMB4 gene encoding calcium-activated potassium channel subunit beta-4 isoform X2; this translates as MAKFRVAYEYSEAEDKSIRLGLFLIVSGVVSLFILGFCWLNPALQDLQGKTANCTVLSVQQIGETFECTFTCGSDCKGTSLYPCLQIYVNNSESNSRALLHEDEQQLISNPKCSYIPPCERENQKNSENVLQWEKYWNKEIGFQPFTCYFNQHRRWGPSSKTGDDLHPLSKYSCSLSPVLFCFLL
- the KCNMB4 gene encoding calcium-activated potassium channel subunit beta-4 isoform X1; this encodes MAKFRVAYEYSEAEDKSIRLGLFLIVSGVVSLFILGFCWLNPALQDLQGKTANCTVLSVQQIGETFECTFTCGSDCKGTSLYPCLQIYVNNSESNSRALLHEDEQQLISNPKCSYIPPCERENQKNSENVLQWEKYWNKEIGFQPFTCYFNQHRRPEDVLLKRNHDENVLLHCFLWPLVTFMVGVLIVVLTICARSLAVKAEAIQKRKCS